A single region of the Vicia villosa cultivar HV-30 ecotype Madison, WI linkage group LG4, Vvil1.0, whole genome shotgun sequence genome encodes:
- the LOC131599945 gene encoding protein TRANSPORT INHIBITOR RESPONSE 1-like: MYNAALNTFAQNMTNLTRFRLCILEPRTPDYLTLQPLDSGFGAIVEHCKDLLRLSLSGLLTDHVFEYIGTHAKKLEMLSIAFAGARDLDLHYLLSECDNLRKLEIRDCPFGDKALLANAEKLETMRSLWMSSCPVSYEACKLLGQQMPRLNVEVIDERGPPDSRPNSCLVEKLYIYRSTAGPRLDMPDFVWTMKDDSSVRIEKPNSV; encoded by the coding sequence ATGTATAATGCTGCTCTAAATACTTTTGCGCAGAATATGACTAATTTGACTCGCTTTCGCCTGTGTATTCTGGAGCCTCGAACTCCCGATTATCTTACTCTTCAACCACTGGATTCTGGTTTTGGAGCTATTGTAGAGCATTGTAAGGATCTTCTGCGCCTTTCCCTTTCTGGCCTTCTTACTGATCATGTTTTTGAATATATTGGAACTCATGCGAAGAAGCTGGAGATGCTATCAATTGCCTTTGCAGGAGCTCGTGATTTAGATCTCCATTATTTGTTGTCGGAGTGTGATAATCTTAGGAAGCTAGAGATCAGGGACTGTCCCTTTGGCGACAAGGCTCTCTTGGCCAATGCGGAAAAACTTGAGACAATGCGATCCCTTTGGATGTCCTCTTGCCCAGTGAGTTATGAAGCATGTAAGCTACTGGGACAGCAAATGCCCAGACTTAATGTTGAAGTGATTGATGAAAGAGGACCTCCAGATTCAAGGCCAAATAGTTGTCTTGTGGAGAAGCTTTATATATACAGGAGTACTGCTGGGCCAAGGTTGGACATGCCTGATTTTGTCTGGACAATGAAGGATGATTCCTCCGTACGGATCGAGAAACCTAACAGTGTATAG
- the LOC131598078 gene encoding 4-hydroxy-tetrahydrodipicolinate synthase, chloroplastic-like has translation MEELKSLRLVTAIKTPYERNGKIDLDTYDNMVNMQIEKGVQGILVGGTAGEDGVMTLSGLYSLISHIRRSFGNKIKIIGYVGWKLTSDNQISFCNDMDAAMYINPYPHNDNVSSDDRLIVHYDRLLSMGPGIIYRNQHNTSTIGLPMRVVEELSENPNFVGIKENKRGNILTYASKGIHAWTGKDEESHKTIWEYGATGVYSIAGNLVPGLMKELLFEGMNPSLNLKLKPLFDWLFDMSGWSVMNISTLFHNPLNTALAQLGVIKPVFRRPHVPVSVEKRREFVDLVEQIGRDNFVGEKDVRVLDQRDFITYYEEIY, from the exons ATGGAAGAGTTGAAGAGTCTGAGACTGGTAACTGCCATCAAGACTCCATACGAACGCAATGGCAAAATCGATCTTGATACCTATGATAACATGGTGAACATGCAAATTGAAAAAGGTGTCCAAGGTATCCTTGTTGGTGGAACAGCCGGTGAAGATGGTGTAATGACCTTATCTGGCCTATACAGCCTTATATCACACATAAGGAGATCATTCGGCAACAAAATCAAGATTATCGGCTATGTTGGATGGAAACTGACATCAGACAACCAGATTAGTTTCTGTAATGACATGGATGCCGCGATGTATATAAACCCTTACCCTCATAATGATAATGTCTCATCAGACGACCGTTTGATTGTTCACTACGATCGTCTGCTTTCAATGGGCCCGGGGATAATATACAGAAATCAACACAACACATCAACTAT CGGATTACCTATGAGGGTAGTTGAAGAATTGTCTGAAAATCCTAACTTTGTTGGCATCAAGGAAAACAAAAGAGGGAATATCCTAACTTATGCAAGTAAGGGAATTCATGCTTGGACTGGAAAAGATGAAGAAAGCCACAAAACTATATGGGAATATGGTGCCACTGGAGTTTACTCTATTGCTGGAAATTTAGTTCCTGGTCTGATGAAGGAACTCCTGTTTGAAGGTATGAATCCTTCATTAAATTTGAAGTTGAAACCATTATTTGATTGGCTTTTTGATATGTCTGGTTGGAGTGTTATGAACATTAGTACTTTGTTTCACAATCCTTTGAACACTGCTCTGGCTCAACTTGGAGTTATTAAACCAGTTTTTAGGAGACCACATGTTCCTGTTTCTGTTGAAAAAAGAAGAGAGTTTGTGGATTTAGTGGAACAAATTGGCAGAGATAATTTTGTTGGCGAAAAAGATGTTAGAGTTCTTGATCAACGTGACTTTATTACATATTATGAAGAAATCTACTAG
- the LOC131599946 gene encoding uncharacterized protein At4g15545-like — protein sequence MLVEELSGTNIDIPEELLQALPSDPFEQLDVARKITSIALSTRVNALQSEVSALRAELTEKDELIAELQAQLEAPHAALSETADKLVLAEQDKERLVKENASLSSTVKKLSRDVSKLEVFRKALMQSLQEDEEKPGQGGSPKVAAMLHSQASITSTSHLGDENASLPPRSSSMRTNTSEAGNSSTDDRESDGGGRSQVSSISSHSFLLASQTTTPRLTPPGSPPIVSASVSPTRTSKPASPRRHAVSLSIDRTSSVFSSHGSMSSYTGTGSQTARTRVDGKEFFRQVRSRLSYEQFGAFLANVKELNSHKLTKEETLKKADEIFGPENKDLYTIFEGLITRNVQ from the exons ATGTTGGTGGAAGAATTGAGTGGAACGAACATTGATATTCCAGAGGAGTTGCTGCAAGCTCTACCATCAGATCCATTCGAACAACTAGATGTGGCGCGCAAAATCACATCCATTGCACTTTCGACGCGTGTTAACGCGCTTCAATCAGAAGTTTCGGCTCTACGAGCTGAGCTCACCGAGAAAGATGAGCTTATCGCGGAGCTCCAGGCTCAGTTAGAGGCTCCCCACGCCGCGCTTTCTGAAACCGCCGATAAGCTTGTTCTTGCGGAACAAGATAAG GAGAGGTTGGTGAAGGAGAATGCTTCACTTTCCAGCACAGTAAAAAAGCTCAGTAGAGATGTTTCCAAG TTGGAGGTTTTCAGAAAGGCACTTATGCAATCACttcaagaagatgaagaaaaaccT GGCCAGGGAGGATCACCCAAAGTTGCAGCTATGTTACATAGTCAAGCAAGTATCACTTCAACATCCCACCTTGGAG ATGAAAATGCTTCATTGCCACCTAGATCTTCTTCAATGCGAACCAATACTTCTGAAGCCGGAAATTCTTCTACAGACGATCGCGAATCCGATG GTGGTGGAAGATCTCAGGTATCATCGATATCCTCACATAGCTTTCTGTTAGCATCCCAAACTACCACTCCTCGTTTGACTCCTCCCGGTTCACCTCCTATTGTTTCTGCATCTGTATCACCAACAAGAACATCTAAACCTGCGTCTCCTCGGCGCCATGCAGTTTCCCTTTCAATTGACAGGACTTCTTCTGTGTTCTCATCTCATGGTTCAATGTCTAGCTATACAGGCACAGGTTCACAAACTG CACGAACTCGTGTGGATGGAAAGGAGTTTTTTCGTCAAGTCAG GAGCCGTTTGTCTTATGAGCAGTTTGGTGCATTTTTAGCAAATGTGAAGGAACTGAATTCCCATAAACTAACAAAAGAG GAGACACTTAAGAAAGCTGATGAGATCTTTGGTCCTGAAAACAAAGACCTCTATACTATATTTGAAGGATTGATTACTCGTAATGTTCAATAA
- the LOC131598079 gene encoding uncharacterized protein LOC131598079, with protein sequence MSKWIWRFLSEEKSIWSGVLEGRYGSVSNRIWGCQEPISISMESLWWRDLMEMCGEEGGAMKKINSRLGDGHSILFWKSKWFGAEALYLQFPALFNEISFKHISVLEAGFWKDATWEWKLIKGEEVLGREASLEIRELLHCLGGIFPKVGIKDRHVWPYESSNCFSVKSCYILFNQNSVVVPSVGLMESLRCNWKAALPSKVQIFGWRLLRDRIPTRRQLLNRNIISLQQEVRCVFCEGQIEDSGHIFLQCPMLVSLKWRVFSWLEIQLPNVEDCCEFLLVWTEQLQGTMKNNIAAAIWLTFCWCIWKVRNEIIFTNAKLDIDELYYKIVWYSWWWLSSTSQLKCNFYEWYKNPLLCTHC encoded by the coding sequence ATGTCAAAATGGATTTGGAGATTTTTAAGTGAAGAAAAGTCCATATGGAGTGGTGTGTTGGAAGGAAGGTATGGAAGTGTGAGCAATAGAATATGGGGATGCCAAGAGCCTATTTCAATATCAATGGAATCTCTATGGTGGAGAGACCTTATGGAGATGTGTGGGGAGGAGGGAGGTGCAATGAAGAAAATCAATTCCAGATTAGGCGATGGACACTCCATTCTGTTTTGGAAAAGTAAATGGTTTGGGGCAGAGGCTTTGTATCTTCAGTTTCCAGCTCTATTCAATGAGATTTCTTTCAAACATATCTCTGTTCTTGAGGCTGGCTTTTGGAAGGATGCAACGTGGGAATGGAAGCTTATAAAAGGTGAAGAGGTGTTGGGGAGGGAGGCATCGCTGGAGATCAGGGAACTGCTTCACTGTTTGGGCGGTATTTTCCCTAAGGTAGGTATCAAGGACCGTCACGTATGGCCTTATGAGAGCTCCAATTGTTTCAGTGTGAAATCATGCTATATTTTGTTCAATCAAAATTCTGTTGTGGTGCCTTCGGTTGGTCTAATGGAGAGCCTTAGATGTAATTGGAAAGCGGCATTGCCTTCAAAGGTGCAGATCTTTGGATGGAGACTGCTAAGAGACAGGATCCCAACTAGGCGACAACTTCTTAATAGGAATATTATATCTCTTCAGCAGGAAGTGAGGTGCGTCTTTTGTGAAGGTCAGATTGAAGATTCAGGGCATATTTTTCTGCAGTGCCCTATGTTAGTATCATTGAAGTGGAGAGTCTTTTCGTGGCTGGAAATTCAATTGCCTAATgtagaagattgttgtgaattttTGTTGGTTTGGACTGAACAACTGCAGGGTACCATGAAGAACAACATTGCTGCTGCCATTTGGTTAACATTCTGTTGGTGTATTTGGAAGGTAAGAAATGAGATTATATTCACCAATGCAAAGTTGGATATAGATGAACTATACTACAAGATTGTTTGGTATTCCTGGTGGTGGTTATCATCAACTTCACAGCTTAAGTGTAATTTCTATGAGTGGTATAAAAACCCTCTTCTTTGTACACATTGTTAG
- the LOC131598080 gene encoding uncharacterized protein LOC131598080, whose product MRQATQRGLYKGFKIKEVVEYSLLQFADDTILFGDGSWHNLWTLKAMLRGFEMVSGLSLNLKKSKLYGVGIDDYRMGAAASFLGCKIERIPFKFLGLTVGGNHRRLDFWKPVVNSMRQKLSSWKGKLVSIGGRVTMINSIISNLPSYQFSFFKIPKKVAKEIIAIQRNFLWSGVGKKNRLRG is encoded by the coding sequence ATGAGACAAGCAACTCAAAGAGGATTGTACAAGGGGTTTAAGATTAAGGAAGTTGTAGAGTATAGTCTACTACAATTTGCTGACGATACGATATTATTTGGCGACGGCTCATGGCATAATTTGTGGACCCTTAAAGCCATGCTAAGAGGTTTTGAAATGGTATCCGGGCTGTCACTAAATCTGAAAAAAAGCAAGTTATATGGTGTAGGAATTGATGACTATAGAATGGGGGCTGCTGCATCTTTCCTGGGATGCAAAATTGAGAGAATTCCTTTTAAATTTTTGGGACTTACTGTTGGAGGGAACCATAGACGGTTAGACTTTTGGAAACCGGTTGTAAATTCAATGCGACAGAAACTATCTTCATGGAAGGGCAAACTAGTATCAATTGGTGGCAGAGTAACTATGATTAATAGCATTATCTCGAATTTGCCGAGTTACCAATTTTCATTCTTTAAAATACCAAAGAAGGTGGCAAAAGAAATAATAGCTATACAAAGAAATTTCCTGTGGAGTGGAGTGGGGAAAAAAAATCGATTGCGTGGATAG